One Spirochaetota bacterium genomic region harbors:
- a CDS encoding outer membrane beta-barrel protein has product DYTVELSYLLNKRSTISISGGYSVNTDPNRYFQLEPEDIGSLALVGTYVVKKYKTKTKTATGSYQYMLSPRSLITGTVMYSNFDTGVTDSSDFYMGLLQYQYDLSKTVKCNLIGSYNYMRFKFGGKADEGDIDFLEDLVSGGDYEVFFGSDFKSKMYSASAGLAYMFGKGSNINASLGWIRNVQNIKTETTDPETGDLITATRRPDGNTLNYNIGYTYSFSGSTIKLGLKQNAGDNANTGVSYRSRDLDLRIMHDINRRLAGNLTLKYYRYHSDEDDFGFEIKRHILYIMSNITYRATRWLNISLNYQYTNNHNKNIGRRTERNSVFFALTFQPLRPFVIR; this is encoded by the coding sequence AGATTATACGGTAGAACTTTCATATCTTTTGAATAAACGATCAACTATTTCGATTTCAGGTGGATATTCGGTGAATACCGATCCAAATCGTTATTTTCAGCTTGAGCCTGAAGATATAGGATCACTGGCGCTTGTGGGAACGTATGTTGTAAAAAAATATAAGACAAAGACAAAAACTGCAACAGGATCATATCAATATATGCTTTCACCTCGCAGCTTAATTACCGGGACAGTTATGTATTCAAATTTTGATACTGGTGTTACCGACAGCAGTGATTTTTATATGGGGTTGTTGCAATATCAATACGATCTTAGCAAAACAGTAAAATGCAATTTAATAGGTTCATATAATTATATGCGATTTAAATTCGGTGGCAAGGCTGATGAGGGGGATATTGATTTTTTGGAAGACCTTGTTTCTGGGGGTGATTATGAAGTCTTTTTCGGATCTGATTTCAAATCAAAGATGTATTCTGCAAGTGCTGGTCTTGCATATATGTTCGGAAAGGGATCAAACATCAATGCTTCGCTTGGATGGATCCGCAATGTTCAGAACATCAAGACAGAAACTACTGATCCTGAAACAGGAGATTTGATTACTGCAACAAGACGACCAGATGGGAATACACTGAATTATAATATAGGTTATACATATTCCTTTTCTGGTAGCACAATAAAATTGGGCTTAAAACAGAATGCAGGCGATAATGCGAACACCGGTGTATCGTACCGATCGCGCGACCTTGATTTGCGTATTATGCATGATATTAATCGAAGGCTTGCCGGCAATCTTACCCTTAAATACTACCGGTATCATTCTGATGAAGATGATTTTGGCTTTGAAATCAAACGGCATATATTATATATTATGAGCAATATAACCTATCGTGCCACACGATGGCTCAATATCAGCTTAAATTATCAGTACACTAATAATCACAATAAAAACATCGGCAGAAGAACTGAGAGAAACTCTGTTTTCTTTGCCCTCACGTTCCAACCTTTAAGACCGTTTGTTATCCGATGA